In the genome of Candoia aspera isolate rCanAsp1 chromosome 4, rCanAsp1.hap2, whole genome shotgun sequence, the window GGCTAAGAATGGCACAACTCTGATTCATTAGCGTTTTTTACTCGATGGGAACAATTGAAAACGTTACTTGTTTCTATTTAAGAGAAGCTGTGTTTGTTGTTCCATCcgtttttcctttcttgtttctaTGGCCAAACCACTGGGCGCGTGCAACAATCAAAAGAATTCCACAGCATCGGAAAGTCTCTCCATTCCGTTCGGTTTTTGCAAGCTGCGCATGCGCACAATTTCCAAATGCCTCATTTTCGGACTGGCGTTCGAAGTGAGACTGCGGTTCCTCCTCTGTACACGCGGGGTTCTGCAGAATCCTCGCGGGCATCATTCTAACTCCCACCCCGAACAGTCATTTCCAACTGCCCTGTTGAACACTCCAGCGTTCGAAAAGAGGGACTGGCAGCTGTCCCAACCATTCAGGCTTCGAGTTCTCTCACACACTCTTAcctcttttcccctccctccgcGCAGGGGAAGGGCACATGACAAGAGATCGAAAAGGCGGGAAAAAATACCCCACTCCCTCACTTTCCCCGAGGGGTAAGTGAGGAAGGAGGTGGTTTCCAAAGTGTCCCAAAAGGATAAGGAAAACGTAGAGCGCTCAGTCCTCCATTTTTGAGTAGGCTTTACCATGAAGTCCTTCACAATGTTTATATTTGTGCTTAGCTTTCTCCAAGccactttccagatgtgttggacttcgaCTTCCACATTTATAATGTATAGACAGTGAAATAGGGATTATGAGAATTGAAGCCAACTCCAGGCTGAGGAAAGGAGACTAAGTTAAAAATAAGGGACATAGGTTGGGTTCTTTGTTACAATATTTTCCACAAGGCAAAGAATATTTGTAGCCATAGTTGAATATTGAGGAACACAAAGCAGGAGTATAATTACCATGAGGGAGCAACTtactttaatatatttaattacaaTGGAGATAGATCATTCTCAAATAAGGGGATACATACATGTCCTGTTCCCTCATTTTATTCTAACAACAGCTCAGAAACTGCCCAGTTCAAAACTGCTCAGGAAGTCTGGCTGAGCAGAGTTTTCAGTGCAGATCCTCTTGCTTTTAAACTTAAACACAGTAGGCATTGTTCTTCAATGGTTCTCAGGTAGGAAAAGGGATCAAAGGAACATGTTAGGGCTGCATTTACCCATGGACTTTAAAATACAGATCAATTTCTTATTTCCTGTAGAGAAGTAAATATGTACAATCAAACATAAATTTATTCCTTTGAAAGGAATAACCCAGCAAATTTGAATACTAAAACTTCTTTgcacataattttttttcagctaaAGAAAATTAGATTTGCAACATTTATCATAAAATTAGATTCTGagaacaaaaggaaaaggcaTACTAAATAACATTTTGAGCAGTGTTTGAATTTCCATGCTTCCTGGTAGTTGGAAGTGCTAGCTAATAAGTTAGCCCTCTTTCCCCTTAAGAAACTACATATGAACTGGGAAATGATACTCAAAATTATGCACTCAAAGAATGCATGAACACACGTAGTCGAGACTCTGGAGCATATCTTGGAGTGATGGTAACAAAGGTATATTGCCTAAACAGAATTATATTCTAAAAGTCACATACCAGAATTATGGCTGCCCCTCACTAAACGCTGCTAGTTCATTTTTTGTGCAACTAAAGGAACATTTCTTAACTAAAAGCCACATCATTATCTTAAAGGATAATGGAAAATTCTAAACATTGCTTCTAATATTTCATAATCACAGTTTTGTTGGCTTCCTTTCACGTGCTGGGTAGGTGGATTAGAGGCTGGCAGACTGTGTGCTAAGGCAGGAACAGAGATCTAAAAAAACTCTGtatactttcttaaatattcagtgtTGGTAGATAGGATCTTAGCAATATTTGTATTACCTTCTTCAAAACCACATAACGTTTTCCAACTTCAATTTACAGCAACCTTCAAGATCCAGCTTTGTTCTAATGACAAAAAGGCAACTGCAGGATGAGAAAAACCGTTTCAGTCTTGCAGGAGTTTTCAGACCATGACATGGTGCATTTCTTCACACAACCTCAGATTGTTGCTAGAACACTAGCAGGGGTGAGATAAGATACCAGTACTAAATAATGGGTCCTTGACTTCTATATGCAGGATCACATATAGTCTCTGATGCAGTTTCAACTTCAGAATTCTTTCTcaatgtttaaaatattacatAGGAATCAAATGTCAAAGAGATGCTATCACAACACATGTTATTAGGATAGGTTGTGCTATATCAGCAATAACCACAATATTTTTATTCTCAAATATGATCCAATCCTGGACTTTATAAACAATAGTCTTTATAAAGCTGACATGCCTGAAGTCATAAAATTCTAGTTTTCCTAGAATTTGTGCCCACACCCTTCATTTCCTTGTTTATAGACCAAATCCTATTATCTGAATCAGAATTACATATATCTGACTAAATTTGCTGTACCATTTTGttgtgagctcccgcactcgccccagctcttgccaacctagcagtttgaaagcatgcaaatgtgagtacatAAACAGCtactgcttcggtgggaaggtaacagcgttccctgactgtcatgctggccacatgaccgcagaagtgtcttcggccaatgctggctctttggccatgaaacggagatgagcgccgccccctagtgtcagacacaactaaatgggaagCTTTACCTTACTTAGTGTAATCCTTTTGTATATAAACTTGACTATCACTTCCATGCTACTTGTAAAAATAAggtttgttattttcttttttaactaggatcctgtcatgagtactgatggtgagcaggagggggcccctatccaggggggaaaacgcatgcgtagtactgaggagttaagcagccattcaaagagacacagatcagatccgccttgacttttggggtttatctgtctgggtttttcccacacttcttcagtttgttaggattttctgtctaatgtagcagtaataaaacactagagacctattccttgtctcagcgtggttcctgactgttaggacagatccaGCTATTAAGTTCAAAGCCACATACTATGATTTGGATAACATTAATGACTGCTGAAATCTTAAATATAGCAAACATGTAAAGAGCAGAATGTTAATAAAATTCCTGATCAAATCTGTGGAGACCTTTAGGCCTCAGCCTCAGAATATATGCCAAAGGCATGTGAGCTACATACAGTCAGTCTGTCCTTGGGGGACATGAATATGGCTTAGCATGGGCTCAAGTCCCCAAATTTCATGAGTTATCCACACAGCTTTTTGTTGAGCTGGTTGGAGTGGATTGTCTTGGGGAGGAGATGGGATAATTCTTGTCATGTGCCTCCCTTTCCTTAGAGGTCAGCACAGTGAATGGCATCTTAGTGGACTGCCTGGAAAATTATTCTCCaccattgtttttctttcttgtttcagtTGTGCTATAGACAGTATCTGTGCTTCGAGTTTGGGGCAAAAGTAAAGTTCTGACCCttggagataaaaaaaaaaatcctgctcctAATGTTGGCTGTAGAAGAGGAGAATGATCAACCTGATTTTTCTCTTTGTCTCAGTGCAGATTTGAAAGACTTTGATTCTTGGATCAGTTACAAGAGTTGATTACAAAAAATGTCTTTCATGGAATATACATAGTCTCCAACCATTTGTATTTAACATGtctatttctttctcttgcctCAGGTTTTCTCTCTGGTTATATTTGCCTCCTTGGTGACTGAAGGATATCAAAACTTGACAACCTCTTCCCAGCTATATTGTATTTTGAATGATAATGGGGCAGCCTGCTGCTATGGCATCACAGTTGGTGTACTTTCTTTTCTCCAGTCTCTCCTCTTTTTGGGCTTTGATGTCTATGATACTTACATTACTAATCACAAGATCAAGTATGCCATCCTTGTACTGGATGTTACTTTCTCTAGTGAGtaacttttttgttatttttacaaaATCATAGGGTTACATTTCAATATAATTAACAGATAGCTGATGCCTGAGAACCccagtattttaaatattttactttataGAACTAGCAAAACTGTCCTCATACTTTCTCACTCCTATGCTGTCCCCCAAAATTGTAAGCCATTGCAGTCTTGGTGTCTCCCAAATACCTTTCCCCATTAAAATCACAAGTTCCATCAAATTGAAAATGTCAACCTTATTTTACAATCCAACTGCTGGCAGATGTGATCTACAAACTTGCCCATCTTGTAATTCCATAATAGCTGATCTTCCATATGAATCTACCCAGTTATTAAGGTTTGTTTCAGAGGCCCTTCTTTGGGTTCGTTATTTGTATCTACAATAAACAGTGGTGGAAATAGGCACTTTTCTACGGTGGCACCAAGGCTTCGTAATTTGTTCCCAGGGAAAACAAGTTCTCCCCTTCCATGCAGATCTTCTATTAGAAAATTTACTTCAGAAAATTTGGGAtcatctgtagttattttattgctgcttgttccttttatttattgtttttaatatgccTGATAATTTTCTATAAGTTTCTTTGAGAAGCTGTTTTAATTCAAAAGGCAATATTCTGTTTTCTTAATGAAGAAACAATACAAATTCAGCAATTGTGGGATGACATTGTGGAAGGGAGGGATAGAAACTCTCTGTTCTGCCCTGCCCACTTTGCAGTTTGAGGGcactttatttttctatcttgttTTCTGGTCTTTTAGCTATTtcaaattgctttcttttttcttcagaaatgtATGACCTGAAGATAGTTTATCCCTTAAATGTATTGATCTGACTGATGGTGTCCACTTTAACTTATCTGTATTTACAAAAGATTGATTAACTATATAGATAataagacctagctctctagagaaggctctaacactgggaaaggtggaaggaaagagaagaagaggatgaccagcagcaaggtggatagactcaattccagtggtgatgggtgcactgttggaagatctgaaagaccatgttagggacagatcgttaTGGAGAAAATATACtaatatggttgctaagagttgacaatgacttgatggcacatcatcattaTAATCACTTTTCAAATTTTTATACAATATATTTTTCCCTACACTAAGGAGATGTTCTGGGGCTGGAAAATGAAGAGCAGTACACTTTGGCCTTATCAAAAAGCTACAGGGAGATTGTACCATGTGCTTTTCAGGCAAGGGCAAGATCAGTTGTCCCATTAATGGCCAGAGAATTAGCAGCTATGGGCAACTCACTCTTCCCCTCTCTGTTAGACAAAGTAATTGTCTTCTATTGATAGTTGCCCTGGGACTGAAAGGCTGTAAAGCAGCATTCTTTGGCTCCATTAATTGCTCATGGCACTTCCAGCCTCATCAATTAGTGAAAGGAAAAAGGCTTAATTTTAAAGCCCTCTGTTTCCCCAGGAAAAATTTCTTTTTTAGTAACTTTGGCTATTTGAATTAGGTCAGTTAATTGTtactacatttttattctttctttgatatGGTACCAACCTGAGAACCTACTATAGTCTGTTTCCTTTTATcattgcccaaagtcacctagttggTTATGTGACTAAGCAGAGATTTAAATCTGGTTCTTTCTGGTTTAAATTGAACAATGTAAttgcaacaacaaaataatactgTCCTAGTCTTGTTTAGTCTCTTTTTAATACATTAGCCCAATAAATTAATTCAATTCTACCTTTCCTTCTACTCCAGAGTAGAACTcctaacacattttttaaatctcatatttaAAGAAATTTTACTGTAACAAAAATATAGCATACTGTAGTATGACAGAATGTCTAGTAAACCCTGGGAAcatggaggaaagaggagaacaaTTACAGAAACAATTGCTTAgtccaggggagggggaaagcatGAAAAAGAGATATGAGTAAGTCAGCTTTAATTATGCTAGATATAAATTGATCTGGAAAATTGCTGTGGTaggctttccagattctgttataTTACCCTATTAGCAATAAAGATCAATCCAGAACAAGTGGTTCTCATTTCCTAAGTTTGCCTGACTTGGGCTTGACACatcaaaaatcaaatcaaaagaatTAAGTGTATCATGTGAAATATATAATCTAGGGAGAAGTTGAAGTGAAATATATAGCTAGTTATCTTGGCAGTAAGATGGCGTTACAAATTTTTGAGAATGGACAAGTATTCTGTTTAAAGCAAAATCATTTAACAATTACAGATTAACAGATGGCAAATTATCTCAAACTGTTTATCATAGAATTGTTACTACACACTAGAACATAAGCCAAATTACTCTAATATTGGCTTTCTTATTTATGCTGAAGATTTAGTGAAACTTACTTTAATTGCATGTCAAAAGAGGTTCAATTGTACTTAAAACTATTACAAGCTCCGAACAGAAGCAGCCCATTTAGACTATTCTTTTGGAACTTTTTTAGCAAGTTAGCTTCAAATGTCACAGCAGGTAACAGCACCTAACCAACCttactgatcttgaaaaagctaagcagggttggacctggttataTTTAGATatgagaccatcaggaaatctgaAGACTAAATATACTATAAGAAGATACTAGCACAGTACTTcaatactgttgtcaagaaaccAACATGAATGTACCCATCACCAGAAGATGAAGTTATGTTGAATGTTTGTTCCAATAGAACAGAACATGAAATCCTTCAATTATTCCACCATAGGAAGCAATGGGAACTCAAAGCAAGCCCCATGCTCCCTCTGATTTTTAGGCCCACAAAGTAAGTGTGTGGTAGTCTATACTGAATTAACCAAGGAAATGCTATCCATACCCAGTTAATCAAGGGAATGATatttaagactttttaaaaatattttaaaattcccatAGCAAACAGTGGGAGCAATGACTTTGTTTCCTGCAAAAACAGCCACAGAAATTAGGACCATAAAGAAGTATGAACAGTGCATGCTTGACATTGACAATATACCTCAAAGCTCAACAAGAAGTTTTAATTGATAACCTGAAAGCTCAGTAGTAAGCCATTCTGCCTGTAATGCCCATAGAGAGTGCAAGTTTGCATCTGGCAATCTACCTAAAAAAGCTGAAGTTACAGATACAATGGTACTATATTACAACTCATGAAtcccaaataattaaaaacagcacaAATCTTACCAAGCAAGCAGTAGTACCATATTATCTGAAAATATAACCTCACCCCATTAAAGAAAGGCAAGGCAGAAAAAACGTTTAGTAGCTTTCAATTCCATATTTTCAGTGAGTCTAGGATGACCTCGGTTCAATTAAATTCCTTAGGGAAGCAGTTTTCTTACAATTAAGGAGGGTATCCATTAGGTTACTCCCTTTTTTGTGTGAAAGACAGAAAATTGTACTAAGTATAGTTGATGGAAGAAGATCATTCAATTCCATTGCTGTTTAGATCTGCTAGTAAGTCATAGAGAGGAacttggccattttttaaaatctggctgAAGGCCTCATGGCGAAATGGTTTGGGCTATTTTTGTCAGATGCCAGAGGATGTGTCTGATGGATGGGATCAGGCTTTATCCTCCTGACCAACTACACTTCCAAGGGGAACATTTGCCTTTATGGGTAGTTCTCCCCTACTTTTCACATTTATTGCCTGTGGTGTCCATGACTTCCACTAGTCCCAGAGGATCCCTAGATCTTTAGGGATCCTATCTGGAGGGTTAAATCATTCTTTCAGGGAATCAGCTGGACTTGGCAGTTAAGGAGATGAAGCCCAGCATTGGTAGGTACCTAATCCTATTTTCAGTCTTGGTTGATAGATCTTCTTTTTATCCAACATGGGTCAGACTGGTATTTCTGTTAAACTCCCTCATGGCCTTGTTGATTTGTGCAGCAGACAGAATACTTCTTGAGATCCTCACTTGTTGCAATGTATTCTGGACCAATCTATGGGCAAAGTAGTTGTTAAAATCTTAGAATCTATATTTATCAaggaaataggtctataattagTAGAATCCTTGCTTGGTTTTGGAATAACTTAATATTTGCCTCAGCAAAACTAAAGGAaagatatttatttgaaaaactttCACTATGTACCTCTAGTAAAATAGACAAACCCAGTATACTTTTTCTATCAGTCCACTGGAAAACCATAAAAGCAAGGATCTTTCCCAATCTCATAGGCTTAATTGTTGATTAATGGATTTGGAATCTGTAAATACATCCCCATTTGTATTTTGAATAAATGGTACAATATTGCTTAATTTAAGTCTGAATGCCAACAATTTACTAGACTTCTCTCCCTTTTCCAATGTTGTTGCCTGGTGCAATGTAataaaaattctgttttgaaAGTTTAAGGCTACTTAAATTTATATTTAGCAGAGATGAAAGATCTGTATTGGTCAATAAATGAACAGGATGTATAAAGAAATCATAATTAGTCAATTATTGCTCTTTTTATGTGAAGTATATGTGATAATTTGATCTGGAATAAATGCTTTAGCAACATCTCATACCAGTGATGTGACCAAGTCCCTGCTAatacaaaccccccccccctctgttatTTTCTGCTCCATCTGCTTACTAACATTCTAATCATTCAGCAAAAACACATCCTTTCATCCTTCTTGTCAAAAGATTTATGCTGGAGCCGTATAAACCAAGACAAGTGACAGCCGATTGGTGACTTCATCTCTTCCTTACTACTTAGTATCTTTTCACTATCAAAATCTTATCCTATAAAGGCTGTGATCTCTCCATGACTTCAACTGAACTGTCCTATATTGATTGTAAAATGCAGGGTATATCATTAAGTGTCTGAGGAGGGAGATGTGCTCTATCAATATTGCACATTGCTTTTTCTAAACCTTAACCATAGTGCAAGAACTGCAATGCTGTTCTCATAGCTTTTGTGAACTATTTACATTacctatttttatctttttgggggaaaaaatcgaCTTATTTAAACCTTGTATATTCTATCTAAATCAACTATCTTGTCAGAACTTCCCTTGTGAGATATGCCCCAAATCTGCTGCTTGATTCTTCATTTTTTGAAATGGAACCCCCATCTTTCCAGTTTCTGGGGCCTATAAAGCATCTTAATTTTCTATTATTGAAGCAAAggtttcaatttttcttttccatAGCATTAATATTTTATCTAGAATTTCTAATGGAggagtttgaaataaaaaaaaaatgttgaaagagATATTATTTGAACTGCTGCAATTTGCACTATTTAAGTATTTTTTAttccaaattttcattttttaattcttattaaataatctttttgtaatattttcagAACAATTCTTAATAATAAGAGGTTCTAAGCAAAGAAGCCCATTATCCCCTTCATTATTTAACTTTGTTATAGAAACACTAGCGGTTAGCACTTCAAGATAACAAGGAAATTAAAGGGATAAGAAAAGTTCCGTTGATACATGGAAAgtgcgttttttttttttggttatcaTTGACTTGGAGAGTACTGGATTTGCCGGCCCATTGTTacagaaaggaattttttttctttagattccATAGTACTGAGGGCATTCTCCCCTTTTCCTTAAGATGACTATCTTTCCACAGAATTCAGGAATTTAATTTGCTGTCCTATTGCCCTATCTCCAATATTTCTTTGTAATACGATAGACAAGAATTAGAGGTTTATGAAGCACTGAACATTTATTTGGCCACAATAATAGAGGAATTTTGGATTTCTaactttttgtttcattttacaaACTACTCTGTGGCTTTTACTGTGTTTGGATAATTATGAGGGTGTTTTTGAGTCTAGGTCAGGGGTATTTCCTGAGGCATCGTAACTCAATCAGGGGTTGTTCCTGGGGTGTTGCATCTCACTCTACTAGAAGTCTGTAGTGTTTTCCACTTACACCAATTTGCACAATACCTGAATCTTATGTATGTGGTGTTATATAGGGTCAATGTCTTTCTCGTGGTGAAACCACTTTGGCAGGAGAGTTCTTCAGCGTGTTGTTCTTTTTCCTCTAATCTCTTACAGCAAATATTCCCACCATCAAGGACCTATTTGGTATGTTGGAGTGAAGGATACCCTCCTAACACTAGGTGAAAatagtacatttttttaaaactgaagatcCATTTTTCAGGGGGGATGGAACATGTGATTGCTCTTTTAGTATCCAATGAATTTCTCGTCATGATAAAGAAATTAAAGCCATTCAGGGGTGGGGATTGGCACCCTGGAATGAAGCATTTTATTTTGTGAACTTGGAATGAGATGTTTTGTTCTGAGCTTGGAACATTACACATAGCCCCATAAGGTAGTCTTTATTGTTGCTGATAATACTAGATGATATGTGAATGGTCCACTTGgatctctttttaattaaaagcagtcCTATAACACTGCTGTGGAGTGAGAATTTAGCATGCACTATTTGACTTGAATTATCTTCCAGTATCTATTAGAAAATGCGCACATAAAgaatgagaatgaggaaaaggtATGGAGAAGGTTGTCTCTATTCCCACTTGcctttatctttaaaaataaacactagGAAATATTTAGATCATGGCTGTCCCAAATCTTGATTAGataaaaaatactgtatgttatgGGAGCAGGAAAATGCAGGATAATAGATGAGATAAAGTTTTCTACCTGCCTTTCTCAGGCTTGAAACAATTTGAGTTTAAACATGTatatttctgaattttgtttctgaaaaCGATAGGAAACTACAATACATTTTGCTGAGATAATGTATAAAATAGCCTGTGTTAATATGAGCAGTATTCACTCAGCATTTTTGAGGGTGAAGATTTTTATATCCACTATTTCTTAAGTTTCACTCTGCGGCTATTTTTTTCCAATAACAGTATGGAGAGAGAGGAGCAAATGACTGTTAAAGTACTTCCACACAAGCTCTTTCAACCCAAATAGATGCCTGCATTTCAACTCCCCAGCAAGCACCATAGTGAGAATGCTGGCTTGTCAGTTTTGCAGCACTTTCTTAATAGCAGAGTAAGCAGAGTGAAACTGACATGCCTCCCTCTTCTCTTTGGCAAGGGACCAATCCTATGCAAAAAGCCAAGTTGCCTtggctttttaatttctttttgttactGTCTTTTTTTGTGTGAAGTGGAGTGAAGAGGGTGATGGGATTTTTGTTGCAGCAGGGCTTATAGAAGCTTGGGGATAGGGGCAGtagttttgttctttgttctgaGTCAGCACAAATAAAGACAACCATGGTTATTAAACTACTTTTAAGATTGGGGGTGGAAATAATGGCAGTctgtaagtttttaaaagtttttaaattgttttttaataaCGAAATACAACTACAGTAATAacaaaagatatatatatatatagtatctatacacagagagaaaagaaCATTACAGTAATTACAACAAACTAaacaaaaatttgaaaaatgtaattaaagaaggaaaaaagatccGTAACATGTACATTTAGTACAGTATTGATATAAAATTCATTCTTTAAacttattaaatctagaccatgtAGTGacatattattttatcttttcatttttagaaaacttttcaaaaatagctTATAGATTCATATCCTGATTCAATTCCTTAATATTAGGAGGATGAGTTTATTCCCATGTACATAATATATCCTCTTTACCAGTAGAGCCAAAGCTTTTCAGGAAATAattccatgttttaggaatatagtTCAGCTTCTATCAATCAAATCATATTTAAATCTGTagttattacatttatttccaaaattatattaatatatgctATGgtttgaaaccaaaacaaagctATAGTtggacaagaccaaatcataAGAGTTAAAGACCCCTCAAATTTCTTACAGtgccaggacaaaaaaaaatatccaatccTTTTTAAGCAATGGTGGTCTAGAAGTATCCTTATACAGGGTATggcaaaggaataaaaaataatgagaagtgAATACTATCTTTTTCAAATACAGCAATGGGTCTCAGAGGTCTTATGCTAACATgtaacacatttttttcccttgtttgtaTTACATTCTAAGTTGTCTTCTTTCCTCAGTCACGTGGACATGCCTGTGGTTTGTTGGATTCTGTTTCCTAGCCAATCAGTGGAACCGGTCAACTCACTCCTACCTGCTGGGAACTAGTGCTGCACGGGCTAGCATTGCCTTTGCCTTCCTTTCTGTTCCATGCTGGGTAAGTCAAGTACATCCATTATTATTTCAGAATGAGAACACTTACTGAGTCTGCCATGGAAGCAGAGTACATTCCTGCAGAGTATCATTAGCTACAAAGACAATTTCATCTTATCAAGGCCAAATGGACTGCCTTATCATTTACTTTACTCATTAAATCAGATGAGGATAATCCCATAATGGATAGTGTTTACTTTTcagtgaaattgttttaattgtacaaGCAGTTTGGTTCAGCATGTGTAAGTAATATTTGTATTTGATCATTTCTTAAATGTACTGCTAAAATGTAGGCATTTCAGAAGGATGTATCAGACTGAGCTAAATCAATCTAGCACTCCTATATAATAGTTAGATTTggagtggttgccaaatagacaGTCATTTTATAAGCCTAATGATCTTATGATTCTTCAGATGAACTACAATTTTCTAGCAGCCCCTACTAAAATGGCTAATTTCTAATAGagaaggatgatgggagttgtagttaagTGACATTTAGAATACTAGAGATTCCCTACCTCTGTGCTACTGTCAGATACTGTCAGAAGCTTAGACCAGATAACTCATGTTTGTCTATTGAAAGAACAGACATTTTCTGTTACtgtttgctttttgctgtttcgGTGTCTTCCATTTTTTGCTGGCTTTCCTTGTAATTTTCTGCGCTATCATTCCAAATCACAGGTCACCCATTTCCTGCAAAGATTGCTTCCTGGGCATAGATCATTTTGCATTACCATGAAATGGGCCCCTAATTCCTTTAGGCTGATAACTAAAGTTGATGGTTCGTATTGAAAACATCAAACCAACCCACAGTATAAGCTTATTTTCTAGGATGTTAATATTTTAAGTACAGAAATAGAACAGAGGGGAAAATATGCCTACTCTCTTCTCAAATTTTAAAGTTACAATCTATTTCCTTTAATTTCTAGGGTTGAGAAAACTGCCTCAGGAATTAGTTCTGAAGCAGGTTTATTCCTTCATATATTATGGAACAGGGTGACTCACATTTCCCATCATAAATATAGAATTAATCAGGAGAAGCCTTCACATACAAGGAATTGCGGTAGGCATTTATTTACAAACTTGGCACAGAACAAACTCAAGCAATTCAGAACTCAGTTTAGTCCATGAATGATGTTCATTAAAGCAGGAAGGCTGAACAGTTAACATACATTTTAGATCCAGCAGGGACCACATTGGTAACAACTTACTTGACCTTCTGTCAAACTCAGGGTATTTTAATTCCTATTGCTTACTGTGGCATATTACTAAGTACATTTTGCACAAAGTAAACCTTTGACCAAAGTCTTAATTTATAACTGCAGTGAGAAGCTGCAGATTTCTTGTTAGTTTCCTTTTATGAAGAGAGATGATCACAGTTAACAGGAAATTAATGAATCCCGACTGAACTTTGTAGAAGTTGTG includes:
- the SYNGR4 gene encoding synaptogyrin-4, which translates into the protein MRKTVSVLQEFSDHDMVHFFTQPQIVARTLAGVFSLVIFASLVTEGYQNLTTSSQLYCILNDNGAACCYGITVGVLSFLQSLLFLGFDVYDTYITNHKIKYAILVLDVTFSITWTCLWFVGFCFLANQWNRSTHSYLLGTSAARASIAFAFLSVPCWVYLAYLAVKNLWAEPPVPYKRTLDEGSVALTTLSTPTTTSLPNNMGFPENVGAASYPSTPVPHRLTLMNTDD